TCACAGAGCGTGAATAAGGGGATGCATGCGATAGACGCATGCTCCGCTGCGTGGAGGCTTCCCGCAAGGTCATGACCGCGTGATTCCAGGGCCCTCACCGTATCTCCATCTATCTCTATCCAGAGCCCCTCGGAATCGAAGAGATACTCCGGCATCGAGAGTTCATGCCTCGAAAGCCGTGTCCGGTCAAAGATGTTCCTCTTCTCGAATCCGGTGATCCTGTTTGTCATCCTCAGGGTTCCCCAGTGGACGGCGAATCTCAGGAGGTCCTTTGTTTCCTTTTCTTCGATGATCTCCGTTTCTTCCTTCGACAACGCCTGGGTATAGTAAAAGACATCGACTTCAGTACAGACGACCTTCCTTCGTTCAAGGTCGAGATCCCTCACCATAAACTGTCTTCCCCGGTGGAGATAGATCGCGCCCGGGAACGCCTCTCTGAGGACCCTGTACCCGCTCAGTTCACCGATGCTCTTCCCCCGCTCATCGAGGAGAGGGAAGGGCTCGCCGATCGTGCGGATACCGACCTCCCTCTGGGGCATTCTCACACGGGAAAACCAAATGTCTCCCTTCTTTCCCGGATTGAGGAGGCCGTCAGCCACAAGTTCATTGAACAGTGGCCTCAGTCTTTTCACGTCATAAACAGGGTCGTCTTTCCCCAGATACGCCTCCGAGGCAGCACAGGGCAGATGCCTCTTCAGGATGGTGGTGTTGTCGGGGTCGATTACCGCCGCCTCGTGGTTCTTTTCGAAAAAAGAGTCGGGATGACGCATGAAGTACTGATCGAGCGCATCCTGTGTGCCTACCATAAAGATCACAGACTCCTGCCCGTGCCTCCCGACCCTGCCGGCCCGCTGCCAGGTGCTCGATACTGAACCGGGATATCCGACGAGAATACATGCGTCGAGGCCTCCGATGTCGACGCCGAGTTCGAGGGCGCTGGTCGAGACGACACCGAGGAGTTCTCCGGTGAAAAGCCTCTGCTCTATCTCCCTCCGCTCCCTGGGGAGAAAGCCCGCACGATAGGGACTGATCTTTTCGGCAAGCCCGGGTTCCCTGTCGAGAGTCCACCGATAAAGAAGCTCGGTGATCTTCCTCGCCTTCGTAAATACGATCGTCTTCAACCCCGCCTTCAGACACTCGATGAAGAGCCATGTCGCTTCCGTGTACGGGCTGTCGTGAGGGTTCAGGAATATGAAGTGGCGTCCCGCTTGGGGAGCACCGCTTTCGAGGACCGGCCTGAAGGAGATCCCCGTGAGTTCCTCTGACAGATCGAGGGGATTTGCGATGGTGGCCGAACAGGCAATGAACTGAGGGTTGGACCCCCAGTGGTGGCAAATCCTCCGCAATCTCCTGAGCACATGGGCCACATGAGAGCCGAAGACACCTCGGTAGGAATGGATCTCATCGGTCACCACGTATTTGAGGTTCCTGAAAAATTCCTCCCATTTTCGGTGAAAGGGGTTTATCGCGAGGTGGAGCATATCAGGGTTGGTGAATATCACCTTCGGCTTGAGCCTCCTGATCTTTTCCCTCCTGTAGGCCGTTGTGTCACCGTCATAAACCTCGGCAGGCTCGATAATCACGCTTCGCCCCTTTTGGGGCCGGGCATGGAAGGGAAGTTCCGTATGCATCCCGAGGGCATCGAAAAGTTCGTTGAGGTTCTTTACCTGGTCTTGTTCGAGTCCCTTGAGGGGGAAGATATAGAGCGCTCTTGATCCGGGGTCGGCTATGATCGATTCGATGACCGGTATGTTGTAAATGAGGCTTTTCCCGCTCGCCGTCGGCGTCATGACGACAACGTTCTCACCCTGTCTGATCAGATCTATCGCCTCGACCTGATGGCTCCAGAACCGCTCCATTCCCCTGCTTCCGAGGACCGCCCTCAGGTTCTCATCGAGATCCAGCTTCTTGTATCGAGGCGCGACCGAAGAGATATATGTATGTTCGGCGAGCTGGCTTGCGAAGCGCCTCTCCCTTTCGAGGGATTCGAGGAAATCGACGACAGACATGCTCCCATTATACAATGACCTGTTGCTTCACTTCTCCGAAGGTAACGGCCAGCCAGCATCGGCCGGAGATTCGCGGTATACAAACAGCATGTTTCGTTGAAGCTATGTAGACCGGAAGAATCGGCCGGACCGAATGGTCACGACTCCCACCAGAAGGTCATCAGAGGAGCGATACGGAGAAAAGCGGGCGCAACGAACACCGCGATTCTTACCCGATGTGCGCGCTCAGCTAAGGTTCCGCTTCAGCCTTTTCTGCTGATACATCATCCTGTCGGCCTGAGCAATCAACGCATCAACGGAACAGGGGTCTTCCGGGTCATAATAGGATACGCCAAAACTTATCGATAGCCTGTAGCTGCGCTTCCCTGTTGCGTTGTGATTTTCTATGCTCTTTTCGAGACGAGTGATGATCGCTTCGACGCTTTCCCGGGTGGTTCCTATCGGGATGACCGCGAACTCGTCACCGCCGATTCGAGAGACGATGTCTGACTCCCGGCACGTCGCCTTGAGTACGTGGGCAAAATCGACGAGCGCCCGATCCCCCTCTCGATGACCTAAGGTATCATTTGTCTCCTTCAGATGATCCAGGTCGGCGTAGAGCATGAAGAGTCCTTTTTTCTGCCGCCTGGCAATCATGAGAAGCCTTTCCGCGAAGGCGAAGAATCCCCTGCGGTTATGGATGCCGGTGAGTTCATCGGTGATCGACATCGCAAGGAGTCTCTCTTGTTGCTGAACCTTCATAGCCCTCATGAGTATCTCCTTTTCCGTAAAAGGTTTTTTTATAAAATCAGCAGCCCCTGCCTCGAAGGCTTCGTCATAGGTGAAATCTTCGACAAATCCCGTCATGACGATGACTGCGATATCGGGCCTGATGCTCTTGGCCGCCTTCGTGAGTTCGATGCCGTCCATACCGGGCATGACGA
The window above is part of the Thermodesulfovibrionales bacterium genome. Proteins encoded here:
- a CDS encoding DEAD/DEAH box helicase, yielding MSVVDFLESLERERRFASQLAEHTYISSVAPRYKKLDLDENLRAVLGSRGMERFWSHQVEAIDLIRQGENVVVMTPTASGKSLIYNIPVIESIIADPGSRALYIFPLKGLEQDQVKNLNELFDALGMHTELPFHARPQKGRSVIIEPAEVYDGDTTAYRREKIRRLKPKVIFTNPDMLHLAINPFHRKWEEFFRNLKYVVTDEIHSYRGVFGSHVAHVLRRLRRICHHWGSNPQFIACSATIANPLDLSEELTGISFRPVLESGAPQAGRHFIFLNPHDSPYTEATWLFIECLKAGLKTIVFTKARKITELLYRWTLDREPGLAEKISPYRAGFLPRERREIEQRLFTGELLGVVSTSALELGVDIGGLDACILVGYPGSVSSTWQRAGRVGRHGQESVIFMVGTQDALDQYFMRHPDSFFEKNHEAAVIDPDNTTILKRHLPCAASEAYLGKDDPVYDVKRLRPLFNELVADGLLNPGKKGDIWFSRVRMPQREVGIRTIGEPFPLLDERGKSIGELSGYRVLREAFPGAIYLHRGRQFMVRDLDLERRKVVCTEVDVFYYTQALSKEETEIIEEKETKDLLRFAVHWGTLRMTNRITGFEKRNIFDRTRLSRHELSMPEYLFDSEGLWIEIDGDTVRALESRGHDLAGSLHAAEHASIACIPLFTLCDKGDIGGLSYSLYPRFRKPAIFIYDGYEGGIGLTKRAFQVIDDWFRATLAVIRECPCEEGCPSCVQDPQCGSGNQPLDKEGARFLLERWTAH
- a CDS encoding diguanylate cyclase, translating into MKKRWHEEMDERRSVIVVDNEETILSLIREIFTSHGYHCETAPSAVIALELLSRRNFDVMVTDIVMPGMDGIELTKAAKSIRPDIAVIVMTGFVEDFTYDEAFEAGAADFIKKPFTEKEILMRAMKVQQQERLLAMSITDELTGIHNRRGFFAFAERLLMIARRQKKGLFMLYADLDHLKETNDTLGHREGDRALVDFAHVLKATCRESDIVSRIGGDEFAVIPIGTTRESVEAIITRLEKSIENHNATGKRSYRLSISFGVSYYDPEDPCSVDALIAQADRMMYQQKRLKRNLS